TCTCCCCATCACTATCATACCCTCCtcaacccctccacacacacacacatctccctgtgTTGCACTCTcactttaaccccccccccccccccttcactcccTTACCACCCTCCTCTGTCACTCCACCGCTCCCCATCTTACCATCttaccccatctctcccctctccctctccagcggCTCCTGAAGCCGAGCCTGCAGCTGCAGGAGCGTCTGAGCTTGTTGCAGGTGAAGACGGAGCTTCTGACCTCTGTGTTGGgccaggagggggcagaggggttgCTGGATGAGCTTGGTGGTGCCATGAGGAACCGAGAGATACTGCACAGCCAGCTGCTGCAGAGAAAGAGCCGGCTGCAGGTGGGGAGGAGCGAGTTTGTGCAGTTGTTTGCTTTGGTTAACTCCAAATAGACTTATTTGCCGGATCCGCAGAGTATTGACTGGGATCAGTTTACCTTTATCTTGACACATTTTGCTTATTTTCCCAAATTATGAAAGTAAACTTGCATAGCAAACTATTTAATTTCTTCAATCTGCACTATCCTCTTGTCCCCTCTCTAGGGTTTGATATCCAGAACCAAGGATTTTGGGGATGCCTATGAGTCAATCCGCAAGAAGCTGACTCCTCTGAGAGACCGGCTGGTAGCAGCTGACAGCTTCCAGCCAGATATACTGGCTAAAAAGAGCCAGTCAGACCAGCTTAGGGTATGTTTGTTTACCATACCCTGGCAGCCATGCCATCGCTCAAATGCTATCTAATAGACACTGTAGTATCCCCATAGGGACTGAGCCTTCCTATTATGAATCTACAATACATAGAAATGTAATATCTCTCTATCAGCATAATTGCTTTccaacacacaaataaaagTCAATTGAATATCAACCTACTAGCTATCTATCAAGGAGTCATGTGTAGTAGCATAAGGTTTCATAAAATTGTTGCCATACCACGCGATCGATGGTGGGTACTTTAGGTGTGGTTCAAAGCAGAGGGAATCCATCTTGTGTTTAGTTATCTGTCACACCACATGGCAGGATACTTCGTCCAGAGTAATTGTAATGTGAGTCACGTCAGAGAACATGACTGTCTCAGACTAGTTGGCTAATGATGTCCTTAGGCTAGCCTCATACTCTGGCTAATAGAGGTCACCCACAAACCCTGGACTCATTCTGTTGTTCAAAGCTGCAGTGGTAAATAACCAGGAAATGGtatcctcacacactctcataccaCCTGAAtcaagacaggaagtgatgaaagTTGTCTGCAGATGCAGgaagtctttctttctctctttctgtctgaatGCTAATGAAACATTTTTTGTTGGAACAACTTTTATCATATGAGCAGCTGAATGTTGCTATTTCTCGATGTGTTCCCAGGTGGTCAAAAAGGACCTGGAGGACTGTGAAGCCCACATCATGGCCCTGGAGACTCTGGTGTCCAGCAGCCAAACCAACAGAGCCCAGTACGAGAGGCTCTATGGGGACTGGAAGCTCCTGTACAAGACTGTCAGGgtaagatagagagaagggaggtgtgtgtgtgtgtgtgtgtgtgtgtgcgtggtgggtgggatgttgtttttgtatgtaGGAGTGTTGATGAATGGATGGGTGAGGGTTGTGATTGTTTAGTTTAGTtagagtgtatatatatatatatatatatatatatatatgtgttcaCCTTGTGTGTACACGTCCTTGTGTGCTCATGTTCATGGTTCTATATGTTCTACATACATTGGTCGTCATTGGCTGTGCGTCAGGTGAGGGTGAAAGACAGCGAGGACAGCATCGCTGAGCACGAGACCTTCCACGAGAGCCTCCTGAATGTGGAGAAGTGGCTGATGATCATGAGGCAGAAGCTGGAGTCCTACCAGAGCCCGTCTGGGGAGTGGAGCGTGGACAACAGAGAGCAGGAGGCCCAGGTAGGTAGCGCACTGCATTAGCAAGTACGACCGCTGTCCTGTTCTGTATCTCCTAAAACACAGTGATCATAGTATAGTAACTACATGCTCGTGTAGCCGAGGTGAACTGGTCAAACTCGGTCCTCCTCAGTATGAGTACAGTCCACCCACGCCAGCGTAACTGGGGAGTATTTGGGTTGCCAATGTCTGAAGTCTGGTGCGAGTAAAGATTGGGTTTAAGTGACTGACGAATAGCGCGACGACTACCCCTGTTACACTAGGAAGACACAGtagttaaatatatatatatgttatttgTGCTGTTGGCATGCTTGTGTTTCAGTCAATTTCCTCTCTGTATTCTCATTTCGCTCATTCAAAAATGTATTGTTGTCTATGGCTTCTGTTAATTTCCCTTTTGGTCCTGCAGAGGGCGCTGGGTGAGTTTCCAGAGAAGGAGCTGCAGCTCCACCAGATGGAGGCGCGGGGCCAAGGGGTACTAGAGAGAACCTCTGAGCAGGGCAGGGTGCACATCCTCAGCGACATGAGGCGCCTGCGAGAGTCCTGGATGGCCCTCCACGATCTCAGCCTCAACCTCTACAGGTACTGTTAGAACCATggcccagaacacacacaggtatcctGCTTCAGATAGATGTATGAGTGCATCTCTGTCGTTTTGAGTGGCCTCATCTTAAATGTAATTTCCGTAGATCTGGTTTAAGTCCTAAACTTCAGCTCAGTGGTTTTTGATGGGAGTCATTGACTAAAAATCTTccactgtttctttgttccattTGTTAGGCTGCTGAATAGCCACAGTTCCAACTCAGACCTCCATAACGAAAGGGTTAGAGGGCATAGTGGTGACCACACCAGCACAGACAACAAGCTTctgtgcagggagggagggagccagctCATGGCCTCCAAAAGCTCCAACAGTCAGAGACAGGGACAGCCAGAGGGCACCCCAGAACAGGGCCCCAGTGTGTGGGCTTGCGAGAAAACTGGGCCTGAGCTAGGGGGTAGGATGGAGGAAAGGCAAGAAGATAATTTTGTGGCAGGTCAAAGAGGGGTGGGTAGAGGTCAGGGCGTGTGGGTCCAGGGTGGGTTTGAAGAGAGTAACATGGGAGCTATGGGCAGTTCACCGATGCAAGTCAGAAAACTGGGCACTTTCAATCAAACTCCATCCAGATTACAAGATGAGGCTAGCCAAAGAgcggggagtgggggtgggcatactgggagagggaaggagggggagaggggcagacagGGCCCCGGAGTAGAGGAGGTTGACTCTTGGGGAGGGACCCACCTCGCAGGGCAAGATAGAGAGACACTGGGGGGGTCTCTGACCCTCAGAAGAGGTAGAAGCCCCCAGACCAGCGGGGGTTTGGGGCTTCCCATGTCCAGTGATAGAACTGAGGAATGGGTGGACGAACAGCGATCCCGAGACACGGTCGAAACGCAAGCGGCGTCTGTGCGCGCCGGTTACGGTCACGGTAGCAGAAAGAGCAGCAGACATGGGATCCAAGGAGAAGATGAGGTGGGGAGAAGCGAAGGCGAGCgcttgggagagggaggggccttCACCTCTGTTGGAAAGGCCTCGGGGTTGACCCCATTGTCTCTCCGAAACTCTGCGACGACGACACGTGACGTGGGAGCCACGCAGCATGTAGAGGTGAGGCCCCTCCACGGATGTCTTGAGTGTTTCTTTGATTTACCGTTTTTCATTCTTTTACTTCTTTTAATGTTTTTCATGACACCAGCAAACACGCTGATCCGTtaggaacctctctctctcgtcttttaCTTTCTTGTAAAACTAGGCTGTCCTAGTGAAGCCAAAGTAACTCTGAGACTTTAAAGTTCCCTTTCTGTTGCCGAGCTAATGCTGTTACTGGTGGGGTCCTACAGGGGAGCCCGGGGCAGGCCTTGAGCACAGCTGAgtatgaggagagcagaggggagtttGAGGCCTGGCTACTCAGAGAGAATGAAGTCCTTTCAGGAATACTCGACACCAGGGGGTCGCTCAGCAGCAAGGAACTCAAGATCAGACAGGACACACTCAAGGTTGGTATGTTGTTTTCTCTTCCAGTGTTGTCTACGTGACATGGATAAATGAAGTTCTACAGTTATTTGGTCATTTCAAAGAAGCCACAAAAAGAATAGTGAAAAATATACTTTTAAATACACTACAAGTTCTGCATTGATTTATTTAAGCTTTGGAACTGATCTTCAGTATATTGTGGATGATAAAAAAAGATCTGTCGCTCAAGACTAACTAAGATTAACGACCCAAGAACTTCTTAAGAAGTCTGAATTATAGCTTTAGGCTGGCCTAAACTGCACCAAAGCTTCCAGCTGCCACTGTTGCAACTCTAAAACAAGTTCTGCCCCCAAAAAAGTTTGAGGCTGGTAACCAATCGACTAAGTTAAACTCTGTAGACAAGGTCAAACAGTTGATGTTTGCAAAAGGGATGCAAGTCTCAGGTTTGGGAAACTGCAAACACCCGCCTCCATAAAGTAATAAAAAGACACTTCAgtcaatggagagagggattgtgTGGGGATTGAGTTGTTTGAATGAGTCAGACATTATCAATGACCCCTGAAGACTAAGccctgtttacatttagtcattttgtttCAATGGAGATACATTTTTATGAGGATTTAAGAGACAGGTGGTCTGTAGTTAATATCAGGTGTACTTGCAAGCTAAACAGTACACAAAGTCACTGATGCTTAGTGTTTTGGTGTTGGATGCAGTTCTGTTTTGTTATGGATACTAGCTTATCCCTTGAAGCATATGCTACGATTTATTTATCTAAGCCTTGGCTGAGCTTGATTCATGCATGAAAGAAATATGATTTGCCACAATGGGAATAATACATGGAAGGATATTGTAAACGGTTCATTTTGAGCCCTTTGtggtcttgtctctctctctctttcatcttctTCCATGTTTCTCTTCCTCTAACACTGCATATCCTATTCTCGCTTCCTTTCTTCCACCCtgatctcctctctttccctcttttgttTGACTgtgacctccccctctctacctcatcttttttctttcctttttactTCCCTCTGTAtcactctttctccatccctctcccctcttctcccttccatccatgtatctctctttttctgactCCCTCCAAAGGCCTTGCGGTCAGGTGTGGGCTGGGGTCAGGAGCAGTTCCAGAGCCTTCTGCAGGTGGGCCAGCGTCCTGGTTCAGGGGTCAGGACCAAATCAGAGCCTGGGGTTGATGATATGGGTCTGGAGGAGCTTAGGTATCGATGGATGCTTTACAAGTCCAAACTGAAGGATGTGGGAGACCTTAAGACTCACCTCAGTGTCAAGGTGAGAGCTGTTTTTTAGTTGACTGGGATGCCCAACAGAGTTAAAGAGCATTCTGAGGCACAGATGTAGAGTGTATGATCTCAAGCATTGGCAGGGTATATTTAAACATACTattaaacattacatttagtacTGGGATATGTTAACCCATATCATAGTTAAATAGGATTAAAACATTCAAAACTTGAAACAGTTTTCACCCAACTTCATTCTCTTTTGTAAAATATGTCAACCTGCCATCCCATGTGCCTCATCTGTCTAGGGTTTTTCGGTGCGTACCTCCAGGCGTGACATTTGTTttatgggaaacactgaaatTTATATTACATCACATTCGCCTTGTGGTTGTTTGTTTTCTCCACAAGATGGCAATGTTACACTAAAACCCAACAACTGTTGTCTTCACTTGTGTTTAGCACAGAGGAATggctacatttaatttgtatgTTTTGATATTTCACCAGGGTGTTAGAGCAGGACAAGATGAGACCACCAAAATACGAAAGGTACCTTTACCAAACACCCCTTTGACTTGCCATTGTTTCTACTGTACCAATTTCACAACTATGAAACACATGATTAAAAATGTGTTTCCACATCACAAACATCATACACAGGGAACATGTCAAAATGTATGTACAAAACTCAAAATGAAAAGAATTAAGCTTTTGGGTTGTAACAGCTTGGGTCCGCGTGCCTCCTGAGTTGGAGAACCACTCATTTAACCACCCTAGACTGACACCAACTCAAGCGTGCCCCAAGTCTCTACGCTGAGATGATTATGAGACCCGGTTGCTTAGCACTGTTGGGAGGGGGATTAAGAAATACAATACCCCCACTCATCCCCTTGTCttctcacacatgctcacaggGCAACCACTCAGCACACACAACATTCCTTAAGATACACCTTGTTTTAAAAGTTGAGTAAACTAACCCCTTGGTCTTGATTTAAGGTCAGTTTTTGTTATTGTTCTTCACTGTTGGATGTAGGACGTAGGAGGAAAGGTTGATAACTATAACTATCCAagcacaactttttttttttgggggggggggggggggggggttaccagTTGATGAGTCATCGCGTCCACCCTCCCTAACTGTCAGACTAAATCCTGACCTTAACTATTTTGTGAGTCATACACAAAACCGTCCTGAAACTGGTTGTATTGATTCAACCTTCTCACCCTGTTCTCTACTGCCTCCTGTGTCGATCAGACAGACTGAGACTGGAGCAGATGTTCAGTGAGGGGCTAAAAATATGACTTATGTCTGCCCCACATTTTCTGCATTATTTAAACAGCAGTTAAGGTTCCAGATGATACCGTAGAGCTTCCCACAGTTGGGTCACATGGAGAGTAAAGTCTGAAGTCCACACAGTAGCTAGGCCACTTACAAACAGCAGTGAAGTCATGTGACAAGTTCACCAATCAGACGTTCTCTGCTGCTGTACAGTAAACTAGGTACATGTTGTCGATCGTCATGTTTTTCTGATAGTTTGTATCTAGATTATACAATGTTGTCTTATTGTCAATGTCATATCTCCTTAACAGAGGTCTTCCCGTTAGTTTGTGTTCTTGTGTCTAGATTGCATACAGATAAAACTACAGTGCAGTAATGACTGTGTTTATGAGTCAAAGCATGCCTTGTGCCTTCATACTGTAACAATGACTGTTATTACCACATGGTTCTAACTGCTATTAGTGGCAAGATAAATCCAGACAATCTTGCAGATATACAGCCACACCATTTCAGTCATCCATGCTCCACATATAGTACCCATCAGAGGGTTAACTCTCATCTCAGGTGTCTGCAGTCCGTTTCTGTTACTGCCAGACCAGTCATTAAcagtttaaacacacacacacacatttcatacgCACACTTGTCTGCAGCACATCCTCCCGTAAGTGACACACTACTCTCATGgcaacacaaacatatacacacacttatgtatagagaaagaacatagAACAAAATGAAAATGTAGCATTCAGCAGTCTTCCATTGTCTTAATTTGAAAGTAGTCCTGAAATCCTCAAACACTGGAAtcaacatttacataatacaaatacattttttattgaTTGAGGCATAAAAAATTGCCATTTACGTCATGAAAATAACAACAGTTATCataatcaccaccaccacaagcaTCACAATTAATCTTTAGCATTCCTCTTTAAAATATTTTAGGCTACAATCACTAATAGAGTGTTACCTAAAAGCATTGGGTAGGGTTTAGTGTGGAATAATTGGTGCTTGACAGACTTAACACCTCCATAAAATGATTGATTTATGTATTCAGGGGCGCTTAACGCTTGTCCATCAAATAAATCCCCCGCTTCATACCTGCTTTGTTTGAGGTGGTTCTGGAGTTtggatggagaggtagagagagcacaGCTCAGTTGAGAGGCTTCATtttatcttcctcctcctcctctctcactctgaagCTAAGCAAGAGGTGGATGAAGAGGCGGTTGGTGGAATGAGTAAAATGGAGATGTGGAAGGCAAAAAGGTTATGGCAGTGGGCGAGTGTTTGTTTCACTCAAAAGAACCCTGTTGCTCTCTCCTCTTGCTGTTTCACTCTTTTTCTTGGttatccctctatctctttatTACATCATCTATGTGATTTCAGTTAGTAAttatggtagagagagagagaagagagagagtactgtacagtatgtgtacttCAAATTAGGAGACATGcaaattgcacacacacactcactcatgttTCTTTCAGTTAAATATATTTGTTTGCTTGTTATGACCATTTGCTGATCTTTTAAATGAGAattgtgtgctgtttgtgtaATTGGCCACATTTTCTGTACTGAATTTCAAGCACGAAAGAACAGTTGTTTTGGCCTTTGGTATGTTTGGTTGTACCGCTTACATGCATTTAGTGTCGTGGGTGACTGCTGAAAGTGTGCGTGCAGCATTGGGTATGATGGGTATCTGCAGTAGAGTGCATCTATTGTAaaatatatgtgtttgtgtttactacATGTGAGtgccaacctctctctctgggctctgTCACTCTAGCAGAAGAGTCCCAGTCTGCTCTACCGTGTGTGCAGGGtggccctccccctccagatcCTGCTGCTGGCGcttctcctcctggccttcctcctgcccctcatGGACGAAGGGGCCAGCTGCTCCCTATCCAACAACTTTGCCCGCTCCTTTAACATCATGCTGCGATACGACGGACCTCCGCCAACATAGACAGCAGGCCTACATCTACACATGAATTTACCTGTACTTGGACGACAACTCATCATCCATATATGGGCTGCAACATTCAGACACGTACTACAACATCTATACGTGGCCTACAACTACCAACACCAACCCATTTGACCGTAAATCCCCGTCACACCTCACAAGCTCTGCCATTACGGACCTACTCCACTTACTCGTGTAACTATATGAGGACTACAACTTCCATAATCCATGTTTGGATACAATTTCTATTTTAAACCACTGGACCACACTGTCCATTTATAGAAGTGGAACAATAGAACTAGAGCTTCAGCATTCATCAAATACAATTTACCCACCATCATGGATGCCTGGAAGTATGACCTATGACCTTGGGCTTCGGTAATGTCTGCCTGATCTTTTGATAACAATGGCTTATTGTGTCTAAGAGAAATGGCATGCTGTGTATATATAACCTTCAATCCATCGCTAATCCTGACCTCAATACTCACCTTCCACTATTTAAAGTAGAagataagggagtcaggtggctgagcggtgagggaatcgggccagtaatcagaaggttgccagtttgaatCCCGTCTgtgtcaaaatgacgttgtgtccttgggcaagtcacttcaccctacttgcctcagggggaatgtccctgtacttactgtaagtcgctctggataagagcgtctgctaaatgactaaatgcaatcGCAATATCCCATATCCTTGCATAAACCAGGACAGCTAATGATGATGCCATCTacctacatacacatacatgcagacacgcacataAAGCTTTTCAGAGAGAGATTATCAACCCAGACAACCCAAACCATACTTTAGTCAGCCTCTACTGCTCTTCAAGCAGAACAGCAATGGATCTCTTCACTTGCTTTAGAGCATAGGGCAGACCGCCAGCATATAAGAGGGATATCTCTATCTCGCAGAATGCTAGCTTTCTATTTCTCCAGTGGGTTCAGTTTCAGGGATAGTGTACTGGAACTGAGTACAATGGACTGCGTAAAAGATTCTGCGTGACCACTTGTGGTCAACTTCATGCCTCACTCTCTGTCGGCTTCTGATGCAagcaccagagtgtgtgtgtgtgtctgtacagtaagtgttggtgtgtgggcGTCTTTGGCTCTTTCCACTTGTTCCTTTTGACTCAAGCTGTTTCACACTCTGAGCTGACACAGTTAggccgatacacacacacatttgcactttattctttctattttttttcttacactctttttctctcacttacACCTTCTGTCTAAAGGACTCCAAATCCTCTTCTCTCTAACTAATGAATATTGACGGACAATATTGATGCTCGAGGATGCTGCTGATATCCTCTCATCAAATATCTTGCAGGGTTGTTCACTGATGCACCCAAAAAGACAATCATCTTCCAACATTCAAACAACAAGTATCAAATGTTTAAATCATATTTGTAAAAGCATAGCTTAGTGTATTCATTTGCTATGAAAGTATTAAGACCTGGCCATAGCTAGGCTCAATGGGGTcaattttttattatattttcttttcaagaaaaaaaaaagaaaagaaaagaaacttgTTGGACAGTTCtttaaggattttttttttttttatctcactTCAGTACAACATCTTATTTGTACTGGTGGAATGTGTGTTGAATGATGCTTTTGACAAGGTGCTATTCTAGTACTATTCTTTACTCCATTGTAAGCATTCTTAGGCACAGTTCATTGTTGAAAAAGCAGTTGGAAAGTACCCAGTCACCCATGCCCTCTACATTTTCTGGGGCCAGTATTCTCTTGGGCCCTTTTTTATACCATGGAGTTATAAAAATGGAAATAGCTCCTGTTATGGTAGAATGTCCTTTTTTGTGCAAACTTATGAACGAAGCACAGACTGGaaacactctgtctctctctcactgcccacCCCTCTCTAATACATTCTTCTGTGAGCTTTTCTTTCTTCCAAATACCCCACATGTTACTATGACAACAGAGGCCCAATCCAGTTAGTCAGTTCAGGATGTGTCATACAGCTGAGGTCTTTGTTCTTACAAATGAAGCAGAGGTTACTTCCACAAAAAGTTTGGGGTTCTGAATTGGATTGAAGTTCCCAGAGGCTTGGGACGATGGGGATTTTACGAAGTTACATGAAAGCACACTTTGGAGCCGGGGGGAGGATCGGGGCTACGCCTACAACACCATGTTTTACAAAGAACTGAACATTTTGATGGAAAATACAATAAGTGTGAACCACTTCTTTAAAACAGTGTAGCATACCTAAGAGGACAGTCTTGTCCGGCTTGTATTTTTACCATGGACACCATTTATATGTAACTGTTATCTAATCCAAGTTATGCAGTGCTTGTAGGAAATGTATTTATTCAGCAAACCTAGTACTGAAGATGATTATGTATGTTTTTAAAGCAAAATGTAACACATAGAACAGAACAATCAACAGAATAAACATTTTATGTATGAATAGCCAAACCCACTTCATAGCTTAGTCCATATTAGATATTGCATGCTTGAATGCCTTTACAATCAAAGCAGGTTTAAATACATAGACTGACTGGAATGTTGTGTGTagctataaaaaaagaaatccatATGAATAACTTGAATTACCTACAGAAGTTCTACTTTGGAAAGATGGCGCTGTGGAATCTGGATGGAGTTGGGATAAGCGCAGCAAAGTGGATGAATGTGGGAACATTTTATTCGATTTTTCTGCAAAGCAGAGTGAATGGAGGAAAACTATTTCTCTGATAAATACTAATGAATAATATTCCAAATGGACTTTACACTTTAGCTTGAGTAGCTTGTTATGCAAACCCTTGTTAGGCTTTAAAATTACTATTTAAAAAAACAGGCAGGATTTTCTTTTGTACAACAGTACAATCACTCTATTTTATTATGGTCTTGGAACTCCATGGAAATGCTTCAAATACTATATATCAACAGAGCTTGTATTTAACCAATATTTTTGTATTGTACTCCATCAACAAATAAATATGCAATGTATAAAAAGTCAGTTTAAACCAATGCATTTTGTCATGTCCTGTTTAGACGTTAATGTACTAAGAAGAAAAAATACTTATTGGTTTAAC
The Osmerus mordax isolate fOsmMor3 chromosome 9, fOsmMor3.pri, whole genome shotgun sequence genome window above contains:
- the syne3 gene encoding nesprin-3, with the protein product MTQQEQREFSESLEAALCWMQAIQERLRTNDNTQGPRAALEARLRETEKIHESEHDGRVKMDIVLVAAEVLLQNGDEETRNQTHTKLKDLKALWEDTCTYIIHCHSRIEWVWLHWSEYLKAYEEFELWLAKLRRTVDAEAELQLGVKEKLWQVDHLRVIVSDVQAQAPLLERLLDEAAALHNRTQDPSVDPQAQESLQEAYNNIRDQSEERLALLQKMAEEHQMYQNSVLKFQSWLVSKTGELSVLMEREGSPENRLKALQTLDDSVASEEKTLQHIEGLAEAVHSHTSPAGAEVVVEEAEELRLGWQRLRQGLYEAGEGLRFSLDSQSQYLARCQRLGKDIAQLRAQLQGLGRELEGREAGERTEEQMVVQWRKYTNVRNALVAEESQVEHLKTQLKELFRFSQDSRHLSDDVLAAVKEHQSVKCRAGKLCSEAEAGLRQVLQDPLHVFSQWSQRVSQVLEASNEVSEFSHIARLVQDIERLLKPSLQLQERLSLLQVKTELLTSVLGQEGAEGLLDELGGAMRNREILHSQLLQRKSRLQGLISRTKDFGDAYESIRKKLTPLRDRLVAADSFQPDILAKKSQSDQLRVVKKDLEDCEAHIMALETLVSSSQTNRAQYERLYGDWKLLYKTVRVRVKDSEDSIAEHETFHESLLNVEKWLMIMRQKLESYQSPSGEWSVDNREQEAQRALGEFPEKELQLHQMEARGQGVLERTSEQGRVHILSDMRRLRESWMALHDLSLNLYRLLNSHSSNSDLHNERVRGHSGDHTSTDNKLLCREGGSQLMASKSSNSQRQGQPEGTPEQGPSVWACEKTGPELGGRMEERQEDNFVAGQRGVGRGQGVWVQGGFEESNMGAMGSSPMQVRKLGTFNQTPSRLQDEASQRAGSGGGHTGRGKEGERGRQGPGVEEVDSWGGTHLAGQDRETLGGSLTLRRGRSPQTSGGLGLPMSSDRTEEWVDEQRSRDTVETQAASVRAGYGHGSRKSSRHGIQGEDEVGRSEGERLGEGGAFTSVGKASGLTPLSLRNSATTTRDVGATQHVEGSPGQALSTAEYEESRGEFEAWLLRENEVLSGILDTRGSLSSKELKIRQDTLKALRSGVGWGQEQFQSLLQVGQRPGSGVRTKSEPGVDDMGLEELRYRWMLYKSKLKDVGDLKTHLSVKGVRAGQDETTKIRKQKSPSLLYRVCRVALPLQILLLALLLLAFLLPLMDEGASCSLSNNFARSFNIMLRYDGPPPT